A single region of the Lentimicrobiaceae bacterium genome encodes:
- a CDS encoding TonB-dependent receptor: MKTKTIAFCMALLLCGLNQIFAQQTLKGKVRESDANGKLVPLPYANIHWLGTQLGTVADDDGRFSLKKPEAAQPKLVVSFVGYLNDTILIPGNQSSIEVVLLKGSQLGQVEVKERMAGSFISSIKPIKTEVITTAGLQKLACCNLSESFENNATVDVGFSDAVTGAKQIQMLGLAGVYSQLMVENIPFTRGLGSAFGLTYIPGTWMESIQISKGTSSVVNGYESTTGQINAEFRKPWDTDKFFLNVYGNNEGRLEVNTHASKVIKDDKLSTMVLAHASTQMSRIDMNDDGFLDQPLSKQINVSNRWSYEKHGVTESKFGVNFLYDERNGGQLIGMNTDEAIANGHYVMKVITKRAQVYDKTGFIFKNMANTSLGLIFSGLYHDQESVFGRSDYNARQLGFYGNAIFQSQIGNQAHTYNAGVSFMYDDFDESFRDTTFNRVESVPGVFAQYTYNPNEKLSLIAGIRVDHHNKYGTIVTPRFHFKVNLFEHTVLRGSVGKGYRSAAVLAENSGMLLSSRQLVFREDFRMEEALNFGLNITQTIPLSEKRNVVLSADYYRTDFVNQVIIDLDQSADRIVIYNLDGESYSNSFQFNAEAGLFERFDVTAAYRLNDTRVTTAGELRERPLVSRHKGLLTLSYATRFEKWKFDFTGQYNGKTRLPLGVNFPEDSGYENGYSPDYITIHTQVTRKFKKWDAYLGVENLTGYTQKHPILGYEAPFDPGFDAGVIWGPLLGRMVYAGIRYAIK, encoded by the coding sequence ATGAAAACTAAAACTATTGCATTTTGCATGGCATTATTGCTGTGCGGATTAAATCAGATTTTTGCCCAACAAACATTGAAGGGTAAAGTGCGCGAAAGCGACGCCAACGGAAAACTTGTTCCGCTCCCTTACGCCAATATCCACTGGCTGGGCACCCAACTGGGGACTGTGGCCGATGATGACGGACGTTTTTCGTTGAAAAAACCTGAAGCAGCCCAACCCAAACTGGTGGTGAGTTTTGTGGGTTATCTGAATGATACCATTCTTATTCCAGGCAATCAGTCATCTATTGAGGTGGTATTGCTAAAAGGCAGCCAGCTTGGCCAGGTTGAAGTAAAAGAGCGCATGGCCGGCAGTTTTATTTCGTCTATTAAACCAATTAAAACAGAGGTGATTACCACTGCCGGGCTTCAGAAACTGGCCTGTTGCAATTTGTCAGAAAGTTTTGAAAATAATGCGACTGTTGATGTCGGTTTTTCTGATGCGGTAACCGGAGCCAAACAAATTCAAATGCTTGGGCTGGCCGGTGTGTACAGTCAGCTTATGGTGGAGAATATTCCATTTACACGCGGGCTGGGATCGGCTTTCGGACTTACCTATATTCCGGGCACCTGGATGGAATCTATTCAAATTTCGAAAGGTACATCGTCGGTGGTGAATGGATATGAATCAACCACCGGGCAGATTAATGCCGAGTTCAGGAAACCCTGGGATACCGATAAGTTTTTTTTGAATGTGTATGGAAATAATGAAGGCCGCCTTGAGGTAAATACCCATGCGTCAAAAGTGATTAAAGATGATAAACTCAGTACTATGGTGCTGGCGCATGCATCAACCCAGATGAGCCGGATAGATATGAATGATGATGGTTTTCTCGATCAGCCACTTTCGAAACAGATAAATGTTTCGAATCGATGGAGTTACGAGAAACATGGTGTTACTGAATCAAAATTCGGGGTTAATTTTTTGTACGACGAACGCAATGGCGGACAGCTTATTGGCATGAACACCGATGAAGCCATAGCCAACGGCCATTATGTGATGAAGGTGATTACCAAAAGAGCCCAGGTTTACGACAAAACAGGTTTTATTTTCAAAAATATGGCCAATACCAGCCTGGGTTTGATTTTTAGTGGCTTGTATCATGATCAGGAGTCGGTTTTTGGCCGTTCTGACTACAACGCCAGGCAGCTGGGTTTTTATGGCAATGCTATTTTCCAGTCGCAGATTGGTAATCAGGCACATACATATAATGCCGGAGTGAGTTTTATGTATGATGATTTTGATGAATCGTTCCGCGATACAACCTTCAACAGGGTTGAATCGGTTCCGGGTGTTTTTGCGCAATACACTTATAATCCGAACGAGAAGCTCAGTTTAATTGCCGGCATTAGGGTTGATCATCACAATAAGTATGGCACCATTGTTACACCGCGCTTTCATTTTAAGGTGAACCTTTTCGAGCATACCGTTTTGCGCGGCTCGGTGGGTAAAGGTTATCGCAGTGCCGCGGTGCTGGCCGAAAATTCAGGTATGTTGCTCAGCTCCCGTCAGTTGGTGTTCCGCGAAGATTTTCGCATGGAGGAGGCCCTTAACTTTGGCTTAAACATAACGCAAACCATTCCGCTCAGCGAGAAGAGAAATGTAGTGCTGTCGGCCGATTACTATCGTACTGATTTTGTGAATCAGGTTATTATTGACCTGGATCAGTCAGCCGATCGTATTGTGATTTATAACCTTGATGGCGAATCCTATTCCAACAGTTTTCAGTTTAATGCTGAAGCAGGTCTTTTTGAAAGGTTTGATGTGACTGCCGCATACAGGCTGAACGATACACGGGTTACTACCGCCGGCGAGTTGCGCGAAAGGCCTCTGGTGAGCAGGCATAAAGGATTGCTTACCCTGTCGTATGCCACCCGTTTTGAAAAGTGGAAGTTTGATTTTACGGGCCAGTATAATGGCAAAACCCGTTTGCCGCTGGGCGTCAATTTTCCTGAAGACAGTGGTTATGAAAATGGCTATTCGCCCGATTACATAACCATTCATACGCAGGTTACACGTAAGTTTAAGAAATGGGATGCATACCTTGGGGTCGAAAACCTTACCGGTTATACACAAAAGCACCCGATTCTGGGCTACGAGGCTCCGTTTGATCCGGGATTTGACGCTGGTGTTATCTGGGGGCCGTTGCTTGGCAGAATGGTTTATGCAGGCATCAGATATGCCATTAAGTAA
- a CDS encoding cation transporter → MKKITSFMMTLMVVMLSGQLAAQAPKTAELEIKTSAQCNMCKETIEKAMAFEKGVTKANLDVETKILKVTYKVAKTTPEAIRKAVSEVGYDADDVAADPKAYANLSDCCKKPEDREFDHSGHQH, encoded by the coding sequence ATGAAAAAGATCACTTCGTTCATGATGACCCTGATGGTGGTTATGCTGAGTGGCCAGCTTGCGGCCCAGGCTCCCAAAACAGCCGAACTTGAAATTAAAACTTCAGCACAATGCAATATGTGCAAGGAAACCATAGAGAAGGCTATGGCTTTTGAAAAGGGCGTAACCAAAGCCAATCTTGATGTGGAGACCAAAATTCTGAAGGTTACATATAAAGTGGCAAAAACTACCCCTGAAGCTATACGCAAGGCAGTTTCAGAAGTGGGTTACGATGCTGATGATGTAGCTGCCGACCCAAAGGCATACGCCAACCTTTCTGATTGCTGTAAAAAGCCCGAAGATCGTGAGTTTGATCATTCCGGCCATCAACACTAA
- a CDS encoding nuclear transport factor 2 family protein, which yields MKKIALILVVIMAGLSACKQEQAPVCDVKAEKEAIKMMLQKYIIANEAHNLSLISELWANDSAVLSLGTDEHDVFKGFNAVEQKFAQQFERFEDTFISSRDIEIYVHPQCQTAWFSEFLQYNYTNGDKAIEYSNLRFTGFLEKRAGNWVMLQTHLSAPADR from the coding sequence ATGAAAAAAATAGCGCTCATACTTGTGGTAATCATGGCTGGACTCAGTGCCTGCAAACAGGAACAAGCCCCCGTGTGCGATGTAAAAGCCGAGAAAGAGGCCATTAAAATGATGCTGCAGAAATACATCATAGCCAATGAAGCGCATAATCTGTCGCTCATCAGCGAATTATGGGCCAATGACAGTGCAGTGTTAAGCCTTGGCACCGACGAACACGATGTTTTCAAAGGATTCAATGCTGTTGAACAGAAATTTGCCCAACAATTTGAACGTTTTGAAGACACTTTTATCTCAAGCCGCGACATCGAAATTTATGTCCACCCCCAGTGCCAGACAGCCTGGTTTTCAGAATTTCTGCAATATAACTACACCAACGGCGACAAGGCCATTGAGTATAGTAACCTGAGGTTTACCGGTTTTCTTGAAAAAAGAGCCGGCAACTGGGTGATGTTGCAAACCCACTTGTCGGCTCCGGCTGACAGATAA